CTTGAGACGGCGTTCGGCATTGAGTCCGCGCAGAGAGACAAGATGGAGGGGCGTAATGGGAAGGGTGGTGGGAGGGCAAGTGGAAGCGCTTCTTGGCGGGACGCGGACGCCAGATTGGCAGATGGCGGGGTGAAGGGTGAACATGGGGGGCCGAGGAGAAGAGGTCGGCAAGCGTCCGAGTGGAGGGGCAGAGAGACGAAAGGAAACAGAACAAGCATGGCACAAAGGAAAGTTTGGAATTTGCTCAGGATTTCAGGGTCTCGACTGGACTGAAGGGCCTGCGGCAGAGGTGAATCGTGATGGGTTCGTGGATAAGGTTTCGGCGGCCATGGTTGTATGTGAAGCCTCAGAGTCAAGAATAGTTCCAAGGAGATTTGCAAGATGCACGGGGCCCATCGGAGCCCAATGTTTCGATAAGGAGGCGGTTTGGGCCGCAGATGGAACGGTTCAGAGTTGAGAGAAGGCCGAAGCGATGGGACAACTATCTCAAGGGACGGCAATGGGAGCCGGCAGAGAGGGCATTGTGGAAGCTCACAGCTTAGGTTGTGAGAACAGAGAACTGTTTGCGGTGAGGATCTTGAAAATGTTTATCAAGTCAGACTGGGTCGTCCAAACCAGCAGAGTCTCTGAGACTGTCGTGGATCGTCAACCAGGAAGAACTGCACGACTTGAACTCCGGAAACTCTGGAGGATGGACGGGGAAAACCGCGGGTATTTTGGCGGGGAAGAAGGACGAGACGGTGAGTGGTCAGGGCTGATTATGTAAGTGGCCCTCGTACTCTGCACCTTGAGGTACCTTAGTACCTATGGCACGTGTCCAGTACGTACTGCAGCGGCGCTTCGAATCTCCAAAATCGTCAAGCACGGGCCAGAGCAAGGACAAAGTAAAGACCCGCACTTTAACCGCTTCGTCCAATCATCAAATCCCCCAGAGCTACTCAGTCGCCGAGAGCTCGGCATTcttcccttttctttttttttttctttttttttttttgcggtCATTCATTTTGCCCACCTCATCTTGTCTAAGGTTACTCGCAGCAAGCCGAACATATCAGTGTCGTGCAGAATTACTCATTTTCTGTTTCAATCTCAACTTTGTTGGGAAGCTTTCCATCGTCCGAGTATTTCGTTGCGCTTCTGCTAACCCTGAGACCAAAACGGGCACGCAATACACACAGTCTCTAGAAGTCTAGCCACGCTTCCTCAGACTAAATTTCAGCTTCGTCAAGTGACACTGGAGCTGTTCTTCTGCCGAGTCCAATCTCACCCCAAAAGGGAAAACCTAAGCGCTACTTTCCTCATACTGCACTGCTTCGCATTGCGGGCCATCTCACTCTTCATCCTAAAGCGGTCATCTCAACCACGCAGAGGGGTCTCAAGTTGCACCGTTGCCCACGATTATATCTGTTGGAATGGCCGCAATGAAATGCCCTCCATCTTTGTCTTTGCTATCTCATCATCTTTTTCCAGAATTGTTCTCTCACTCCCAAGCAAGAGAACCTCATTGATACCAAGTGCTTCTTTGCATCTTCCTTACGATTGCGTCACGTATTGCCCTTACTTTCCGTTCACTATACCGAGCACAGTCGACCAAGAAACCCGACGGCCAACTGCTACTGCTACCCCTCATAACCACAAAACCGAGATACCCTCATCCCTTAATAACCCGTCGACACATCAAAATGGCTCCCAGTGCAGTTCCCTCAGAGCCCGTGGCTCAGGGCATCGTGGCCGCCAAATCTCTCAACGGCACCAACAGCCAGTTCCAGCTCACCGAGtccgagaagaaggaggtcgATTTCGTTCTCCGCACATTCCGCTGTCTTATTGCCGATTTGTGTGAGCAGTTCAAGGGTGGCCACCCGGGCGGTGCCATGGGCATGGCAGCCATCGGCACATCTCTCTGGAAGTACGCCATGAAGTACTCGCCCAAGAACCCAAACTACTTCAACCGGGACCGTTTTGTCTTGTCAAATGGCCACACCTGTCTGTTCCAGTACAGCTTTCTGCACTTGACCGGCTACAAGAACATGACTATGGAACAGCTCAAGTCATACCACTCCGCCCGCACCGACTCAATCTGCCCCGGCCATCCCGAGATCGAGCATGAGGGTATCGAGGTGACGACCGGCCCGCTGGGCCAGGGTATCGCCAATGCTGTTGGTCTGGCTGTTGCTACCAAGCACCTCGCCGCTACCTACAACCGTCCCAACTTCCCCGTCGTCAACAACATGACATGGTGCATGATCGGAGACGCCTGTCTGCAGGAGGGCGTTGCCATGGAGGCGATCCAGCTCGCCGGCCACTGGAAGCTGAACAACCTCGTCGTCATGTACGACAATAACCAAATCACCTGCGACGGAAGCGTCGACCTCTGCAACACCGAGGACGTCAACACAAAGATGCGCGCCTGTGGCTGGAACGTCATTGAAATCGAGGACGGCAACTGGGACCTCGAGGCCATCGTCCGCGCCATGGACCAGGCTCGCAACAGCAAGGACAAGCCTACCTTCATCAACATTCACACCGTCATTGGAGTTGGCAGCGCCGTTGCTGGTGACGCCAAGGCTCACGGTGCCGCGTTTGGTGCTGCCGACGTCGCTAACATTAAGAAGACCTTTGGCATGGACCCTGAGAAGCACTTTGTTGTGTCGGACCAGGTCTATGACTACTTCCGTCAGGCCGTGTCCCGCGGTGAGAAGATCGAGGCCGAGTGGAACCAGCTAGTTGAGGGATACTCTCGTGAGCACCCGGAGCTCGCTGCTGAGTTCAAGAAGCGTGTTTCTGGAGAATGGGTCGACGACTGGCGCAAGTTTATCCCCGCCAAGGAGGACTTCCCTACGACTCCTACTCCTTCAAGAAAGTCCGCAGGTTTGGTCTGCAACCCCATCGCCGCTGGGGTGAACAACCTGATGGTCGGTACTGCGGACTTGTCTCCCTCGGTGAACATGATTTGGAAGGGCAAGGTTGACTTTCAGAACGTAAGTAGATGATGATGGCGCTACTCTCACGGATGATACTGACAATCCTTAGCCTGACTTGCGAACTTCATGCGGCATTAATGGCGACTACTCTGGCCGCTACATCCACTACGGCATCCGTGAGCATGCTATGGCTTCCATCTCCAACGGTCTGGCTGCCTTCAACAAGGGCACCATCCTCCCTGTCACCTCTAGTTTCTTCATGTTCTACATCGTAAGCTCCCTCTCTATCTCTCTCTAGCGTTCCTCTTATAATCTATCCACCATAACTTCCGAATGGGTTCTGACCTGTCTCATTAGTACGCCGCCCCTGGTGTGCGTATGGGCGCCCTTCAGCGCCTCCAACAGATTCACATCGCGACGCACGACTCGATCGGAACCGGCGAAGACGGCCCCACCCACCAGCCCATCGCCCTGCCGGCCCTCTACCGCGCGATGCCGAATCTCCTCTACATCCGACCCTGTGACAGCGAAGAGACGGCTGGCGCCTTTATCCTGGCCATGGAGGCCAAGGATGCCCCCACAATCATCTCCCTCTCCCGCCAGAACCTCGAGCAATACCCTCAATTCTCCTCGCGCGACGGCGTGCAAAAGGGCGCCTACGTCTTCCAGGAGGCCCAGGACGCCGACGTCACGCTTATCGGCGTCGGCGCGGAAATGGCCTTTGCCGTCAAGACGGCCAAGCTACTCGCAGAGAAGCACGGCATCAAGGCCCGCATCGTCAGCTTCCCGTGCCAGCGCGTCTTTGACCAGCAGCCGATCGAGTATAAGCGCGAGGTGTTGCAGTACCGCTCCAAGGCGCTGCGCGTCGTTATCGAGGCCTACGCCGTCAATGGGTGGGAGCGCTACGCCGACGCCGGCTACTCGATGAGCACTTTCGGACACTCGCTTCCCGGCCCCGACGCGTACAAGTACTTTGGCTTTGACGAGGCTGTCATCGCGCCCGAGGTCGCCAAGCTTGTCGAGGAGGTTAGAGCAAACGGGGTCGACAGCCTCAGGGGCGAGTTCCGCGACCTTAACCCTGTTCACCACCACTAAGACGTCATCATCCAAGAATCGTCTATGAAAGCCCCTTTTTAGATGAGGTGGTTCTACTGTTATTCTTTTGACGGAAAAGTTTTGGATAGGGCGGGTTCGGTAACGGAAATGGGGTCACTAGCGGCGTTCAGGGCAATGGGGGAGAATTCGGCAGGCAACGGAATTGCATAGAACACGGATTACCCTTGATTCTCGATAATAATTGAGTGCGAAAGAGTCACGAATTTGTTCGTTTTTGGAAGTATGAACGACGTGGAGGCTGCAGCAGGCCGTCAGCTGGTTGCATCCCGAGTCATTGGAGTGAACTGCTGTCGCATAGATGGCTCGCTGTGGGTGAGGTTTGATTGGGCTCATTTCGACCGGTTGACGTGGTGAAGATCGCACTTTGGGGTTGTATATCTTATTGCTTCTTTCTCAGGTGAGATTTGAATAAGAGCCGAGCCCTAACGTATGAGTCTACAGACATGCGCCTCAACTCACTCTCATCTGGTCTTCATGTCAATCTCACACACCTTACCGAAAACCGTAAAAGACAATTGTTTTGGAGCCCGAGAACACCGAGACCGGAGACGTCGCTTAACAAGATCTTACGCAGGTCCGCAGGCAGGATCTGGAACGAGGGTGAGAAAAGCTTGAGGGTTGCTGTCGGTTCCTTTTGCTGACAGGGTGTGGGGGGTTTGTGGAGTGCTACTCCAACAATTACCACAACACAAAGCCTCAAAGACGAACTCATCCTTCGCTCCCACGGCTAGCTAGACGGAGGGTCTAAGAAAGGATGGCGGGGTTGACGGGCGTAACGGGGAGCTCCCAAGAAGAGGAGTGCCACCCGTGACGAGGGCTGTTGGGGGCTTTTGGGGCTGCGAGACTGTGCAGAGTTTGTCCCAAGTCAGAGTCAACAAGGATCCCCCTTGCCATCCCCGGGCCAATCTTCTTAGCTCTACGGCAGACGGCTACGGATAGACAGGAGACGCCAGTTTAGCAGAGTCCGTCCGACACCGCTTACAGCTTCCCCCAGACTTTCTCCCCGCAGAATCTCTCCCTCatgtgtgtgtgtctgtTTTTTTCGTCTGTCTGCCTCCCCGTGGCATTGTCATTGTCTGGGTGCCATAGCTCCCTAAGCCACGGCCGAATACGCAGCCGCCCTCACAAGTCTTCATCATAATCAACGGCAGAGCAGGGAGTCAGTTGTGATCACACTGCTGTGAAGAGGCTGCTGCCATTGGGCATCAACAAGTCGATCTGAAGTTCATTGACTGCATGTTGCCAAGCGCCGGGGTACAGCGGATGTCTGGCTCTCGGCAGATGTGAACAGTAAACT
This is a stretch of genomic DNA from Colletotrichum lupini chromosome 10, complete sequence. It encodes these proteins:
- a CDS encoding transketolase; this encodes MAPSAVPSEPVAQGIVAAKSLNGTNSQFQLTESEKKEVDFVLRTFRCLIADLCEQFKGGHPGGAMGMAAIGTSLWKYAMKYSPKNPNYFNRDRFVLSNGHTCLFQYSFLHLTGYKNMTMEQLKSYHSARTDSICPGHPEIEHEGIEVTTGPLGQGIANAVGLAVATKHLAATYNRPNFPVVNNMTWCMIGDACLQEGVAMEAIQLAGHWKLNNLVVMYDNNQITCDGSVDLCNTEDVNTKMRACGWNVIEIEDGNWDLEAIVRAMDQARNSKDKPTFINIHTVIGVGSAVAGDAKAHGAAFGAADVANIKKTFGMDPEKHFVVSDQVYDYFRQAVSRGEKIEAEWNQLVEGYSREHPELAAEFKKRVSGEWVDDWRKFIPAKEDFPTTPTPSRKSAGLVCNPIAAGVNNLMVGTADLSPSVNMIWKGKVDFQNPDLRTSCGINGDYSGRYIHYGIREHAMASISNGLAAFNKGTILPVTSSFFMFYIYAAPGVRMGALQRLQQIHIATHDSIGTGEDGPTHQPIALPALYRAMPNLLYIRPCDSEETAGAFILAMEAKDAPTIISLSRQNLEQYPQFSSRDGVQKGAYVFQEAQDADVTLIGVGAEMAFAVKTAKLLAEKHGIKARIVSFPCQRVFDQQPIEYKREVLQYRSKALRVVIEAYAVNGWERYADAGYSMSTFGHSLPGPDAYKYFGFDEAVIAPEVAKLVEEVRANGVDSLRGEFRDLNPVHHH